The following proteins are encoded in a genomic region of Corylus avellana chromosome ca4, CavTom2PMs-1.0:
- the LOC132176936 gene encoding uncharacterized protein LOC132176936 isoform X1, translating to MCDGLELVLPLGEAAETFQLEKAVCSHGLFMMAPNQWDPLSKTLLRPLRLLHSQTQTSLLVRVSQPQWDPHSLHVRVYGTHSLSTPHRQSLLAQVSRMLRLSETEERAVREFRKMCINGGEEQDRSFGGRVFRSPTLFEDMVKCILLCNCQWSRTISMARSLCELQLELQGRSSHVSFTETGGSVTEVRNTRSKSPKAENEDFFPKTPVGKETKTKHKASKVSTNLTKLAETEAELGANAYLRTGSVQTTAKNLRSNVLPTNVEDDSCQNCKSCQATGELYKTGSCMHTVLQCCEGKKSDAYGMVGNFPSPGELANLDESFLRTRCNLGYRAGRILKLAQSIVEGRIQLTQLEEVCQEASLSNYNKLADQLKGIDGFGPFTCANVLMCMGFYHVIPTDSETIRHLRQVHARKSNSQTVQRDAEYIYGKHAPFQFLAYWSELWHFYEKRFGKLSEMPCSDYPLITASNMRSTRGTNKRKRI from the exons ATGTGTGATGGGTTGGAGTTGGTGTTGCCACTTGGGGAAGCAGCAGAGACCTTCCAACTGGAGAAGGCAGTGTGTAGTCATGGGCTGTTCATGATGGCGCCCAACCAGTGGGACCCTCTCTCCAAGACCCTTCTCCGCCCACTCCGTCTTCTCCACTCACAAACCCAAACCTCACTCCTCGTCCGCGTCTCCCAACCCCAGTGGGACCCTCACTCTCTCCATGTCCGCGTTTACGGCACCCATTCCCTCTCCACTCCTCATCGACAATCACTGctg GCCCAGGTGTCGCGAATGCTGCGGTTGTCGGAAACCGAGGAGAGGGCTGTGAGAGAGTTCCGAAAGATGTGCATCAATGGAGGAGAAGAGCAGGATAGGAGCTTTGGTGGCAGGGTGTTCAGGTCTCCTACGTTGTTTGAGGACATGGTCAAGTGCATTCTCCTCTGCAACTGCCA GTGGTCCAGAACCATAAGCATGGCGAGATCACTTTGTGAGCTTCAGTTGGAACTGCAGGGTCGATCATCACACGTGTCCTTCACTGAAACTGGAGGATCAGTTACTGAAGTTAGAAATACTAGGTCTAAGAGCCCAAAAGCTGAGAATGAGGACTTTTTTCCAAAGACACCTGTTGGAAAAGAGACAAAGACAAAGCATAAGGCATCCAAAGTTTCGACGAATTTGACAAAGCTTGCAGAGACCGAAGCAGAGTTGGGAGCAAATGCGTATTTGAGGACAGGCTCTGTCCAAACTACAGCTAAGAACTTGAGGTCAAACGTTCTTCCAACTAATGTAGAAGATGATTCATGTCAAAACTGCAAAAGTTGTCAGGCTACTGGAGAACTATACAAGACTGGCTCATGTATGCACACTGTGCTTCAGTGTTGTGAAGGGAAAAAATCTGATGCCTATGGTATGGTAGGAAATTTTCCTAGCCCAGGAGAGCTAGCAAACCTTGATGAAAGTTTTTTGAGAACGCGCTGCAATCTCGGCTACAGAGCAGGTCGCATATTGAAACTTGCTCAGAGTATCGTTGAAGGCAGGATTCAACTGACACAACTTGAAGAAGTCTGTCAAGAGGCAAGCTTATCCAACTACAATAAGTTGGCCGACCAGTTGAAAGGAATTGATGGATTTGGTCCTTTTACATGTGCCAATGTGCTTATGTGCATGGGATTTTACCACGTCATTCCAACAGATTCTGAAACTATTAGGCATTTAAGACAG GTCCATGCAAGAAAATCCAACTCTCAAACAGTGCAGAGAGATGCTGAATATATCTATGGGAAGCATGCACCATTTCAGTTCTTGGCATACTG GTCTGAACTCTGGCACTTCTAtgagaaaagatttgggaaactAAGTGAAATGCCATGCTCCGATTATCCCCTAATCACTGCCAGTAATATGAGAAGCACAAGAGGTACAAACAAGAGGAAGAGAATATGA
- the LOC132176936 gene encoding uncharacterized protein LOC132176936 isoform X2 yields MLRLSETEERAVREFRKMCINGGEEQDRSFGGRVFRSPTLFEDMVKCILLCNCQWSRTISMARSLCELQLELQGRSSHVSFTETGGSVTEVRNTRSKSPKAENEDFFPKTPVGKETKTKHKASKVSTNLTKLAETEAELGANAYLRTGSVQTTAKNLRSNVLPTNVEDDSCQNCKSCQATGELYKTGSCMHTVLQCCEGKKSDAYGMVGNFPSPGELANLDESFLRTRCNLGYRAGRILKLAQSIVEGRIQLTQLEEVCQEASLSNYNKLADQLKGIDGFGPFTCANVLMCMGFYHVIPTDSETIRHLRQVHARKSNSQTVQRDAEYIYGKHAPFQFLAYWSELWHFYEKRFGKLSEMPCSDYPLITASNMRSTRGTNKRKRI; encoded by the exons ATGCTGCGGTTGTCGGAAACCGAGGAGAGGGCTGTGAGAGAGTTCCGAAAGATGTGCATCAATGGAGGAGAAGAGCAGGATAGGAGCTTTGGTGGCAGGGTGTTCAGGTCTCCTACGTTGTTTGAGGACATGGTCAAGTGCATTCTCCTCTGCAACTGCCA GTGGTCCAGAACCATAAGCATGGCGAGATCACTTTGTGAGCTTCAGTTGGAACTGCAGGGTCGATCATCACACGTGTCCTTCACTGAAACTGGAGGATCAGTTACTGAAGTTAGAAATACTAGGTCTAAGAGCCCAAAAGCTGAGAATGAGGACTTTTTTCCAAAGACACCTGTTGGAAAAGAGACAAAGACAAAGCATAAGGCATCCAAAGTTTCGACGAATTTGACAAAGCTTGCAGAGACCGAAGCAGAGTTGGGAGCAAATGCGTATTTGAGGACAGGCTCTGTCCAAACTACAGCTAAGAACTTGAGGTCAAACGTTCTTCCAACTAATGTAGAAGATGATTCATGTCAAAACTGCAAAAGTTGTCAGGCTACTGGAGAACTATACAAGACTGGCTCATGTATGCACACTGTGCTTCAGTGTTGTGAAGGGAAAAAATCTGATGCCTATGGTATGGTAGGAAATTTTCCTAGCCCAGGAGAGCTAGCAAACCTTGATGAAAGTTTTTTGAGAACGCGCTGCAATCTCGGCTACAGAGCAGGTCGCATATTGAAACTTGCTCAGAGTATCGTTGAAGGCAGGATTCAACTGACACAACTTGAAGAAGTCTGTCAAGAGGCAAGCTTATCCAACTACAATAAGTTGGCCGACCAGTTGAAAGGAATTGATGGATTTGGTCCTTTTACATGTGCCAATGTGCTTATGTGCATGGGATTTTACCACGTCATTCCAACAGATTCTGAAACTATTAGGCATTTAAGACAG GTCCATGCAAGAAAATCCAACTCTCAAACAGTGCAGAGAGATGCTGAATATATCTATGGGAAGCATGCACCATTTCAGTTCTTGGCATACTG GTCTGAACTCTGGCACTTCTAtgagaaaagatttgggaaactAAGTGAAATGCCATGCTCCGATTATCCCCTAATCACTGCCAGTAATATGAGAAGCACAAGAGGTACAAACAAGAGGAAGAGAATATGA